From the genome of Vulpes lagopus strain Blue_001 chromosome 2, ASM1834538v1, whole genome shotgun sequence, one region includes:
- the ZNF239 gene encoding zinc finger protein 239: MASEEYLPLKVPSQMATQASSVTFCENESQDPQKSKSLFVTEESTEKKVLRGESPSMDHCSENLQIKLMSDVIDLVAPLVSGETNCQNGQVKDSLDLFDCNYKDICGWKSQVVGRSHRGAHTEKACNHYNLGKRSNNSSDGHPCEKIHTAEKLHRCSQCGKDFSEHSELLLHQRHHTEEKPYKCEQCGKGFTRSSSLLIHRAAHTDEKPYKCDKCGKGFTRSSSLLIHHAVHTGEKPYKCDKCGKGFSQSSKLHIHQRVHTGEKPYECGECGMSFSQRSNLHIHQRVHTGERPYKCGECGKGFSQSSNLHIHRCIHTGEKPFQCYECGKGFSQSSDLRIHLRVHTGEKPYHCGKCGKGFSQSSKLLIHQRVHTGEKPYECSKCGKGFSQSSNLHIHQRVHRKDPIK; this comes from the coding sequence ATGGCAAGTGAAGAATATTTGCCTTTGAAAGTCCCAAGCCAAATGGCCACACAGGCCTCCTCAGTGACATTCTGTGAAAATGAGTCTCAGGATCCTCAGAAAAGCAAAAGTCTGTTTGTAACTGAAGAAAGCACTGAGAAAAAAGTCTTGCGGGGAGAAAGTCCTTCCATGGACCACTGTTCAGAGAACCTTCAAATTAAACTTATGTCTGACGTAATAGACCTGGTCGCACCATTGGTCAGTGGTGAGACAAATTGCCAGAATGGCCAAGTGAAAGACTCTTTGGATCTCTTTGACTGTAACTACAAAGACATTTGTGGTTGGAAATCACAAGTGGTCGGTCGTAGTCATCGGGGAGCTCATACAGAGAAAGCTTGTAACCATTACAACCTTGGAAAGAGAAGTAACAACAGCTCAGATGGTCATCCATGTGAGAAAATCCACACTGCAGAGAAATTACACAGATGTAGTCAGTGTGGTAAGGACTTCAGTGAGCACTCAGAACTACTACTTCATCAAAGACACCACACAGAAGAAAAGCCCTACAAATGTGAGCAGTGTGGGAAGGGCTTTACAAGGAGCTCCAGTCTTCTGATCCATAGAGCAGCCCACACAGATGAGAAACCCTATAAGTGTGACAAGTGTGGGAAAGGCTTCACAAGGAGTTCAAGTCTGCTCATTCATCATGCAGTTCATACAGGCGAGAAGCCTTATAAATGTGACAAGTGTGGAAAGGGCTTTAGTCAGAGCTCCAAACTGCATATCCACCAGCGAGTGCACACTGGTGAGAAGCCCTATGAGTGTGGGGAGTGTGGTATGAGTTTCAGTCAGCGCTCCAACCTGCACATCCACCAGCGAGTTCACACTGGGGAGAGGCCCTACAAGTGTGGGGAATGTGGGAAGGGCTTCAGTCAGAGTTCGAACCTTCACATTCACCGCTGCATACACACAGGTGAAAAGCCTTTCCAGTGCTATGAGTGTGGGAAGGGCTTCAGCCAGAGCTCTGATCTCCGCATCCATCTCAGAgtccacactggagagaagccctatcACTGTGGCAAGTGTGGAAAGGGATTTAGCCAGAGCTCAAAACTCCTAATCCACCAGAGAGTGCATACTGGAGAGAAGCCTTACGAATGCAGCAAGTGTGGGAAGGGTTTCAGCCAGAGCTCCAACCTCCACATCCACCAGCGGGTTCATAGGAAAGATCCCATTAAATAA